A portion of the Eubacterium maltosivorans genome contains these proteins:
- the hisS gene encoding histidine--tRNA ligase, translated as MTELISSNPVRGARDILPREMLIRDQLEQQILAIYRSHGFSRIETPALENIDLLLGSDGGENLKMLFTVLKRGDKLKVHEGSTVSDLCDMGLRFDLTLPLSRFYSNNAGELETPFKAIQIGNVFRAERPQKGRYRSFKQCDIDIIGDPTVSAEMELINTTSKALMAIGFEGFTIKVNDRKLLNAFIAKAGFKEEDAGSVCISLDKADKIGADGVKKELIEKGYDEAMVNAFVDEAATVTLDNIGDKVDEPEAVADLKRVIETSNALSGGRYHVVFDFTLIRGMGYYTGQIFEVSYGPYGFSIAGGGRYDNMIGKYAKNSVPAVGFSIGFERIVNILLEEQADKASENKRILLFYDAGKDAMTEVIPCADKLRADGYTVNLVAMKKKFGKQINYYEGKGYGGFMVFGRDEEIKAF; from the coding sequence GTGACCGAATTGATTAGTTCAAATCCAGTGCGGGGCGCGCGCGATATTCTGCCCCGGGAAATGCTTATCCGGGATCAGCTAGAACAGCAGATCCTGGCAATTTACAGAAGTCATGGGTTCTCGCGGATTGAAACGCCGGCCCTTGAAAATATCGATTTGCTGCTCGGCAGCGACGGCGGCGAAAACCTGAAGATGCTCTTCACGGTTTTAAAACGCGGCGACAAGCTTAAGGTACATGAGGGAAGCACTGTGTCGGATCTCTGCGATATGGGCCTGCGTTTTGATTTGACCCTGCCGCTGAGCCGTTTTTACTCAAACAATGCCGGTGAGCTGGAAACGCCTTTTAAAGCCATCCAGATTGGCAATGTGTTTCGGGCGGAGCGCCCGCAGAAGGGGCGTTACCGTTCCTTTAAGCAGTGCGACATTGATATTATCGGTGATCCTACCGTATCGGCTGAGATGGAACTGATCAACACGACCTCCAAAGCGCTCATGGCCATCGGCTTTGAGGGCTTCACCATCAAGGTGAATGACCGCAAGCTGCTCAACGCCTTTATCGCAAAGGCGGGCTTTAAGGAAGAGGATGCAGGCTCGGTCTGCATTTCTCTGGACAAGGCGGATAAAATCGGCGCGGACGGCGTGAAGAAGGAACTTATCGAAAAGGGCTATGATGAAGCCATGGTAAATGCTTTCGTGGACGAGGCGGCCACCGTTACGCTGGACAACATCGGCGACAAGGTTGACGAGCCTGAGGCGGTGGCAGATCTGAAAAGGGTCATTGAAACCAGCAACGCTTTGTCTGGCGGCAGGTATCACGTCGTCTTTGACTTTACGCTGATCCGCGGCATGGGGTATTATACCGGTCAGATTTTTGAAGTCAGCTATGGACCGTATGGTTTTTCCATTGCCGGCGGCGGGCGCTATGACAACATGATTGGCAAGTATGCTAAAAATTCGGTTCCGGCGGTTGGCTTTTCCATCGGCTTTGAACGGATCGTCAACATTCTTTTGGAGGAACAGGCAGATAAAGCGTCTGAAAACAAACGGATTCTGCTGTTCTATGACGCGGGTAAGGACGCTATGACGGAGGTCATTCCCTGTGCCGACAAGCTGAGGGCGGACGGCTACACCGTGAATCTGGTCGCCATGAAGAAGAAATTCGGCAAGCAGATCAATTATTATGAAGGCAAGGGATACGGCGGATTTATGGTTTTTGGCAGAGACGAAGAAATAAAAGCATTTTAG
- a CDS encoding THUMP domain-containing class I SAM-dependent RNA methyltransferase, whose amino-acid sequence MNRQVHLIATTAFGLESVVKDEIKRLGYEIEAVENGRVYYTGPLSAIVASNLWLRCADRVLLKMGQFRAETFDTLFEKTKALPWEDWIPVKGVFPAAKITSVKSKLFSKSDGQRIVKKAVVERLKKVYGVGWFEETEGHYPIHIQILKDEVVLSIDTSGSGLHKRGYRQYGNEAPLKETIAAALVYLSRWQPHRVFLDPLCGSGTIVIEAALMGKNIAPGLKRSFVSEEWPAIPAKLWEEARENAKAAVNDREFRLLGSDIDPAALKQARINAELAGVTNYVAFQKLPVQSVATKRRYGVIVTNPPYGERIGQEKEIQALYRDMGEAFSGLEDWSYFIITGYPEFERYFGKKATKNRKLYNSTIKTYFYQYFGPLPPRKRRDGEADDR is encoded by the coding sequence ATGAACAGACAAGTACATCTGATCGCAACGACAGCCTTTGGGCTGGAGAGCGTGGTAAAGGATGAAATTAAACGCCTGGGGTATGAAATCGAGGCGGTTGAAAACGGGCGGGTTTACTACACCGGCCCTCTTTCTGCCATTGTGGCGTCCAATTTATGGCTGCGGTGCGCAGACCGGGTTCTGCTGAAAATGGGGCAGTTTCGGGCAGAAACCTTTGATACGCTCTTTGAAAAAACAAAGGCGCTGCCCTGGGAGGATTGGATTCCGGTAAAAGGAGTCTTTCCCGCGGCCAAGATCACCAGCGTAAAATCCAAGCTGTTCAGCAAATCGGACGGACAGCGGATCGTGAAGAAGGCGGTGGTTGAGCGGTTGAAAAAGGTCTACGGCGTGGGCTGGTTCGAGGAGACGGAGGGACACTATCCCATCCATATCCAGATTTTAAAGGACGAAGTGGTTCTCTCCATTGACACCAGCGGCTCTGGTCTGCACAAGCGCGGCTACAGGCAGTACGGTAATGAGGCCCCGCTCAAGGAAACCATCGCAGCGGCCCTGGTTTATCTGTCGCGCTGGCAGCCACACCGCGTCTTTCTCGACCCGCTTTGCGGCTCTGGAACCATTGTCATTGAGGCGGCTCTGATGGGAAAAAACATTGCGCCGGGTTTGAAACGGAGCTTTGTTTCTGAAGAATGGCCGGCCATACCGGCGAAATTGTGGGAGGAAGCGCGGGAAAACGCTAAGGCGGCTGTCAATGACCGTGAATTCCGCCTTCTGGGGTCTGATATTGACCCGGCAGCTCTGAAGCAGGCGCGTATCAACGCAGAGCTGGCTGGCGTCACCAATTATGTGGCTTTTCAGAAGCTGCCGGTTCAGTCTGTGGCGACTAAAAGGCGTTACGGGGTCATTGTCACCAACCCGCCTTATGGCGAACGTATCGGGCAGGAAAAGGAAATTCAGGCGCTCTACCGCGATATGGGCGAGGCATTTTCCGGGCTGGAGGACTGGTCCTACTTTATTATCACGGGCTATCCGGAATTTGAGCGTTATTTTGGCAAAAAAGCCACAAAAAACCGCAAGCTCTACAACAGCACCATCAAAACCTATTTCTACCAGTATTTCGGCCCACTGCCGCCCAGAAAGCGGCGTGATGGGGAAGCGGACGACCGGTAA
- the tyrS gene encoding tyrosine--tRNA ligase: MENVFDVLKERGMIEQCTNEEEIRKLLGSESVTFYIGFDPTADSLHVGHFIQIMVMAHMQRYGHRPIALIGGGTTMIGDPSGRQDLRQVMTQERIAENGEKFKKVFEKFLTFEDDRAMMVNNAEWLLPLNYISFLRDVGAHFSVNRMLTAECYKSRMEKGLTFLEFNYMLLQAYDFYVLHKNYGCKMQFGGNDQWSNIIAGAELVRRKDAQTVYGMTFSLLTTSEGIKMGKTAKGALWLDPEKTSPYEFYQYWRNVADADVEKCLAMLTFLPMDEVHRLGSLEGSEINKAKEILAYEVTAMVHSKEDADKAQEASRALFAGGVKTDDIPSVDLSRDALGDGMEILTLLDAAGLIPTRSEGRRLVQQGGIEVDGNKITDIKALITPADFKDDAIIVKKGKKVYRQIKLV, translated from the coding sequence ATGGAAAATGTATTTGACGTACTAAAAGAACGCGGTATGATCGAGCAGTGTACCAATGAGGAAGAAATCCGTAAATTATTGGGCAGCGAATCGGTCACCTTTTATATTGGCTTTGACCCGACAGCAGACAGTCTGCACGTCGGCCATTTTATTCAGATTATGGTGATGGCGCACATGCAGCGCTACGGGCACAGACCCATTGCCCTGATCGGCGGCGGCACCACCATGATCGGGGACCCTTCCGGCAGACAGGATCTGCGTCAGGTCATGACCCAGGAACGGATTGCTGAAAACGGCGAAAAATTTAAAAAGGTCTTTGAAAAATTCCTGACCTTTGAGGATGACCGTGCCATGATGGTCAACAACGCGGAATGGCTTCTGCCATTAAACTATATCAGCTTCTTAAGAGATGTGGGCGCTCACTTCTCTGTCAACCGGATGTTGACCGCAGAATGCTACAAGTCCAGAATGGAAAAGGGGCTGACCTTCCTCGAGTTTAACTACATGCTGCTGCAGGCCTATGATTTCTATGTGCTGCACAAAAACTACGGCTGCAAAATGCAGTTTGGCGGTAACGACCAGTGGTCCAATATCATCGCCGGGGCCGAGCTTGTACGCCGCAAGGACGCCCAAACCGTGTATGGTATGACCTTCTCTCTGCTGACCACCAGCGAGGGCATTAAAATGGGTAAAACCGCCAAAGGCGCGCTGTGGCTTGATCCTGAAAAAACCTCACCCTACGAGTTCTACCAGTACTGGCGGAATGTGGCAGACGCAGACGTTGAAAAATGTCTGGCCATGCTCACCTTCCTGCCCATGGATGAGGTTCACCGTCTGGGCTCCCTGGAGGGTTCTGAAATCAACAAAGCCAAGGAAATCCTGGCCTATGAGGTTACCGCCATGGTTCACAGCAAAGAGGATGCGGACAAGGCGCAGGAAGCCTCGAGAGCCTTATTTGCGGGCGGCGTAAAAACCGACGATATCCCGAGCGTGGATCTGTCAAGGGATGCGCTGGGCGACGGTATGGAAATCCTGACACTGCTGGATGCGGCTGGCCTGATCCCGACCAGAAGCGAAGGGCGCAGACTGGTACAGCAGGGTGGTATTGAAGTGGACGGCAATAAAATTACAGACATCAAGGCGCTTATCACGCCGGCCGATTTCAAGGATGACGCCATCATTGTTAAAAAGGGCAAGAAAGTCTATCGTCAGATTAAATTAGTATAA